In one Cupriavidus taiwanensis genomic region, the following are encoded:
- the livH gene encoding high-affinity branched-chain amino acid ABC transporter permease LivH, with translation MNEFLPQFTQQLVNGLTLGAIYALIAIGYTMVYGIIGMINFAHGEIYMIGAYVGLVTLTAIGAQAGYPLPLVLGAALLVSVLVTGVYGYAVERVAYRPLRGGPRLVPLISAIGMSIFLQNYVQIGQGARDVSVPVLISGAIEFQMGGDFTVTVPYSRLLIVGVTLALMVALTLFIGRSRMGRACRACAEDMRMANLLGIDTNKVISFTFVLGAMLAAVGGVLIGLTIGKLNPFIGFIAGIKAFTAAVLGGIGSIPGAMLGGVLLGLAETFASGYMPAEYKDVVAFSLLVLVLLFRPTGLLGKPDVEKV, from the coding sequence ATGAATGAATTCCTTCCACAGTTCACCCAGCAGCTGGTCAACGGCCTGACGCTGGGTGCGATCTATGCGTTGATCGCCATCGGCTACACAATGGTCTACGGCATCATCGGCATGATCAATTTCGCGCACGGCGAGATTTACATGATCGGTGCCTATGTCGGCCTGGTCACGCTCACCGCCATCGGCGCCCAGGCGGGTTACCCCCTGCCGCTGGTGCTCGGTGCCGCCTTGCTGGTGTCGGTGCTGGTCACCGGCGTCTACGGCTATGCGGTCGAGCGGGTGGCATACCGCCCCTTGCGCGGCGGGCCGCGGCTGGTGCCGCTGATCTCGGCCATCGGCATGTCGATCTTCCTGCAGAACTATGTCCAGATCGGGCAGGGCGCGCGCGATGTCTCGGTGCCGGTGCTGATCTCGGGCGCCATCGAGTTCCAGATGGGTGGCGACTTCACCGTCACGGTGCCGTACTCGCGGCTGCTGATCGTCGGCGTGACGCTGGCGCTGATGGTGGCGCTGACGCTGTTCATCGGCCGCTCGCGCATGGGCCGCGCCTGCCGCGCCTGCGCCGAGGACATGCGCATGGCCAACCTGCTCGGCATCGACACCAACAAGGTGATCTCGTTCACCTTCGTGCTGGGCGCGATGCTGGCGGCAGTGGGCGGCGTGCTGATCGGGCTGACCATCGGCAAGCTCAACCCCTTCATCGGCTTCATTGCCGGCATCAAGGCCTTTACCGCGGCGGTGCTGGGCGGCATCGGCAGCATCCCGGGCGCGATGCTCGGCGGCGTGCTGCTGGGCCTGGCGGAAACCTTCGCCTCGGGCTACATGCCGGCCGAATACAAGGACGTGGTCGCGTTCAGCCTGCTGGTGCTGGTGCTGCTGTTCCGTCCGACCGGGCTGCTGGGCAAGCCCGATGTCGAAAAGGTCTGA
- a CDS encoding high-affinity branched-chain amino acid ABC transporter permease LivM — protein sequence MSAAQAVRGATPGQSLKNAITAAVMTAILTIPILGLQLKLEGYKVVLEPHWRPVWLAVAAVFLFQLFKPVLSRAGSAVRLPALPALGAQRQRVAVWVLLAVGLVWPFFGSRGAVDVATLALIYVILGLGLNIVVGYAGLLDLGYVGFYAVGGYTYALLNQYFGLSFWECLPIAAALSAGFGFLLGFPVLRLRGDYLAIVTLGFGEIIRLLLNNLTSLTGGPDGVSGIPKPSVFGVEMARSASVEGTRTFHELIGLDYASQHMVIFLYLIALLLVGFTLFVTSRLIRMPMGRAWEALREDEIACRSLGLNPTRIKLSAFTLGASFAGLGGAFFAARQGLVNPESFTFIESALVLAVVVLGGMGSQLGVILAAILLTVLPEVARGFAEYRMLIFGLVMVLMMMWRPQGLLPASRPHVELPR from the coding sequence ATGTCCGCCGCACAAGCCGTGCGCGGCGCCACGCCGGGCCAGTCGCTGAAGAACGCGATCACGGCGGCGGTGATGACCGCCATCCTGACCATCCCGATTCTGGGCTTGCAACTCAAGCTGGAAGGCTACAAGGTGGTGCTGGAACCGCACTGGCGGCCGGTATGGCTGGCCGTGGCGGCGGTGTTCCTGTTCCAGCTGTTCAAGCCGGTGCTGTCGCGCGCCGGCAGCGCGGTGCGCCTGCCGGCACTGCCGGCGCTGGGCGCGCAGCGGCAGCGCGTGGCGGTATGGGTGCTGCTGGCGGTGGGGCTGGTGTGGCCGTTCTTCGGCTCGCGCGGCGCGGTCGACGTGGCCACGCTGGCGCTGATCTACGTGATCCTGGGCCTCGGCCTGAACATCGTGGTCGGCTATGCCGGCCTGCTCGACCTGGGCTATGTCGGGTTCTATGCCGTGGGCGGCTATACCTACGCGCTGCTGAACCAGTACTTCGGCCTGAGCTTCTGGGAATGCCTGCCGATCGCGGCGGCGCTGTCGGCGGGTTTCGGTTTCCTGCTCGGATTCCCGGTGCTGCGCCTGCGCGGCGACTACCTGGCCATCGTCACGCTCGGCTTCGGCGAGATCATCCGCCTGCTGCTGAACAACCTGACCAGCCTCACCGGCGGTCCGGACGGCGTCTCGGGCATTCCCAAGCCGAGCGTGTTCGGCGTCGAGATGGCGCGCAGCGCCAGCGTCGAGGGCACGCGTACCTTCCACGAGCTGATCGGCCTGGACTATGCCAGCCAGCACATGGTGATCTTCCTCTACCTGATCGCGCTGCTGCTGGTCGGCTTCACGCTGTTCGTCACCAGCCGGCTGATCCGCATGCCGATGGGCCGCGCCTGGGAAGCGCTGCGCGAAGATGAGATCGCCTGCCGCTCGCTCGGCCTGAACCCGACCCGCATCAAGCTGTCGGCGTTCACGCTGGGAGCCTCGTTCGCCGGCCTCGGCGGCGCGTTCTTCGCCGCGCGCCAGGGCCTGGTCAATCCGGAATCGTTCACCTTCATCGAATCGGCGCTGGTGCTGGCCGTGGTGGTGCTGGGCGGCATGGGCTCGCAGCTGGGCGTGATCCTGGCGGCGATCTTGCTGACCGTGCTGCCCGAAGTGGCGCGCGGCTTTGCCGAATATCGCATGCTGATCTTCGGCCTGGTGATGGTGCTGATGATGATGTGGCGTCCGCAGGGCCTGCTGCCCGCGAGCCGCCCGCACGTGGAGCTTCCCCGATGA
- the leuD gene encoding 3-isopropylmalate dehydratase small subunit → MEKFTVHSGLVAPLDRENVDTDAIIPKQFLKSIKRTGFGPNLFDEWRYKDVGEPGMDNSKRPLNPDFVLNQPRYQGASILLARRNFGCGSSREHAPWALTQYGFRAVIAPSFADIFFNNCYKNGLLPVVLSEQQVDHLFNETNAFNGYQLTIDLDKQVVLTPSGQGYEFDIAPFRKYCMLNGFDDIGLTLRHADKIKAFEAERVAKMPWLNNRLVG, encoded by the coding sequence ATGGAAAAGTTCACCGTACACAGCGGCCTGGTCGCGCCGCTCGACCGTGAGAACGTCGATACCGACGCCATCATCCCGAAGCAGTTCCTGAAGTCCATCAAGCGCACCGGCTTCGGTCCCAACCTGTTCGACGAGTGGCGCTACAAGGATGTGGGCGAGCCCGGCATGGACAACAGCAAGCGTCCGCTGAACCCGGACTTCGTGCTGAACCAGCCGCGCTACCAGGGTGCGTCGATCCTGCTGGCGCGCCGCAACTTCGGCTGCGGCAGCTCGCGCGAGCACGCGCCGTGGGCGCTGACGCAATACGGCTTCCGCGCCGTGATCGCGCCCAGCTTTGCCGACATCTTCTTCAACAACTGCTACAAGAACGGCTTGCTGCCGGTGGTGCTGAGCGAGCAGCAGGTCGACCACCTGTTCAACGAGACCAACGCGTTCAACGGCTACCAGCTCACCATCGACCTCGACAAGCAGGTGGTGCTGACGCCGTCGGGGCAGGGCTACGAGTTCGACATCGCCCCGTTCCGCAAATACTGCATGCTGAACGGCTTCGACGATATCGGCCTGACCCTGCGCCATGCCGACAAGATCAAGGCCTTCGAGGCCGAGCGCGTGGCGAAGATGCCGTGGCTGAATAACCGCCTGGTCGGATAA
- a CDS encoding ABC transporter ATP-binding protein, with the protein MLKLEQVHTHYGAIEALSGVSIEVKKGEIVTLIGSNGAGKTTLMMTVCGTPRASSGRVLFEGKDITNRSTHEIMRLGMAISPEGRRVFPSLTVLENLKMGGFFAKRDEIEAGIEHVFKLFPRLNQRASQRAGTMSGGEQQMLAIGRALMSRPRLLLLDEPTLGLAPLIIAQIFDIIRTIRDEGVTVFLVEQNANKALQVADRGYVLETGKVVLADTGANLLANDRIKAAYLGG; encoded by the coding sequence ATGCTGAAGCTGGAACAGGTCCATACCCATTACGGCGCCATCGAGGCGCTGTCGGGCGTATCGATCGAAGTCAAGAAAGGGGAGATCGTCACCCTGATCGGCAGCAACGGCGCCGGCAAGACGACGCTGATGATGACCGTGTGCGGCACGCCGAGAGCCTCGAGCGGGCGCGTGCTGTTCGAGGGCAAGGACATCACCAACCGCTCGACGCACGAGATCATGCGGCTGGGCATGGCGATCTCGCCCGAGGGCCGGCGCGTGTTCCCGAGCCTGACGGTGCTGGAAAACCTGAAGATGGGTGGCTTCTTTGCCAAACGCGACGAGATCGAGGCTGGTATCGAGCATGTCTTCAAGCTGTTCCCGCGCCTGAATCAGCGCGCCAGCCAGCGTGCCGGCACCATGTCGGGTGGCGAGCAGCAGATGCTGGCGATCGGCCGCGCGCTGATGAGCCGGCCGCGCCTGCTGTTGCTGGACGAGCCCACGCTCGGCCTGGCGCCGCTGATCATCGCGCAGATCTTCGACATCATCCGCACCATTCGTGACGAGGGCGTCACCGTGTTCCTGGTCGAGCAGAACGCCAACAAGGCGCTGCAGGTGGCGGACCGGGGCTATGTGCTGGAGACCGGCAAGGTGGTGCTGGCGGACACCGGCGCCAACCTGCTGGCCAACGACCGGATCAAGGCCGCCTACCTCGGCGGCTGA
- a CDS encoding succinate dehydrogenase assembly factor 2 — MTESPATTFSHQADPHKRARLRWRARRGLLENDIIVERFFNRYEESLSDEDVAALSQLFELSDNELMDLLLARKELDGELDTPPMQRVVNLLRTV; from the coding sequence ATGACCGAAAGTCCTGCCACCACCTTCTCCCATCAGGCCGATCCGCACAAGCGCGCCCGTTTGCGCTGGCGTGCCCGCCGCGGCCTCCTGGAGAACGACATCATCGTCGAACGTTTCTTCAACCGTTACGAGGAGAGCCTGTCCGACGAGGATGTGGCTGCGCTGAGCCAGCTGTTCGAGCTCAGCGACAACGAGTTGATGGACCTGCTCCTTGCCCGCAAGGAACTGGACGGTGAGCTCGACACGCCCCCGATGCAGCGCGTAGTGAACCTGCTGCGTACGGTCTGA
- a CDS encoding succinate dehydrogenase iron-sulfur subunit: MKRIFEVYRYDPDKDAAPRMQTYEVELDGHERMLLDALVKLKKLDETISFRRSCREGVCGSDAMNINGKNGLACLTNMRELPDRIVLRPLPGLPVVRDLIVDMTNFFKQYNSIKPFLINDEPPPEKERLQSPEERDELDGLYECILCASCSTSCPSFWWNPDKFVGPAGLLQAYRFIADSRDQATNERLDNLNDPYRLFRCHSIMNCVDVCPKGLNPTKAIGKIKELMVRRAV; the protein is encoded by the coding sequence ATGAAGCGTATTTTCGAAGTCTACCGCTACGATCCGGACAAGGATGCGGCGCCGCGCATGCAGACCTACGAGGTCGAGCTGGACGGCCACGAGCGCATGCTGCTGGACGCGCTGGTCAAGCTGAAGAAGCTGGACGAAACCATCTCGTTCCGCCGCTCGTGCCGCGAAGGCGTGTGCGGCTCGGACGCGATGAACATCAACGGCAAGAACGGCCTGGCCTGCCTGACCAACATGCGCGAGCTGCCGGACCGCATCGTGCTGCGTCCGCTGCCCGGCCTGCCGGTGGTGCGCGACCTGATCGTCGACATGACGAACTTCTTCAAGCAGTACAACTCGATCAAGCCGTTCCTGATCAACGACGAGCCGCCGCCCGAGAAAGAGCGCCTGCAGTCGCCGGAAGAGCGTGACGAGCTGGATGGCCTGTACGAGTGCATTCTGTGCGCGAGCTGCTCGACCTCGTGCCCGTCGTTCTGGTGGAACCCGGACAAGTTCGTCGGCCCCGCCGGCCTGCTGCAGGCTTACCGCTTCATCGCGGACAGCCGCGACCAGGCCACCAATGAGCGTCTGGACAACCTGAACGACCCGTACCGCCTGTTCCGCTGCCACAGCATCATGAACTGCGTCGACGTGTGCCCGAAGGGTCTGAACCCGACCAAGGCCATCGGCAAGATCAAGGAGCTGATGGTCCGCCGCGCGGTGTGA
- the livG gene encoding high-affinity branched-chain amino acid ABC transporter ATP-binding protein LivG — protein sequence MNTTAELLRVSGLQMRFGGLLAVDGIDFDVRKDEVFAIIGPNGAGKTTVFNCVGGFYKPTAGEVTLDGHAIAGLPSHMVARKGLVRTFQNIRLFKNLTVVENLMVAQHLQVQSGILRGLFATPAYRRAEREALQRAAQWLERMGLTGVANREAGTLSYGHQRRLEIARCMITQPRLLMLDEPAAGLNPQEKIELQQLIDQLRREFGIAVLLIEHDMSLVMGVSDRILVMEHGKPIVTAKPDEVRNDPRVIKAYLGED from the coding sequence ATCAATACAACGGCAGAACTGCTCAGGGTGTCGGGCCTGCAGATGCGCTTCGGCGGCCTGCTGGCCGTCGACGGCATCGATTTCGATGTGCGCAAGGACGAGGTCTTCGCCATCATTGGCCCGAACGGCGCCGGCAAGACCACGGTGTTCAACTGCGTCGGCGGCTTCTACAAGCCGACCGCGGGCGAGGTCACGCTCGACGGGCACGCCATCGCCGGCCTGCCGAGCCACATGGTGGCGCGCAAGGGCCTGGTGCGCACGTTCCAGAACATCCGCCTGTTCAAGAACCTGACCGTGGTCGAGAACCTGATGGTGGCGCAACACCTGCAGGTGCAATCCGGCATCCTGCGCGGCCTGTTTGCGACCCCGGCCTACCGCCGCGCCGAACGCGAGGCGCTGCAGCGCGCCGCGCAGTGGCTGGAGCGCATGGGCCTGACCGGCGTCGCCAACCGCGAGGCCGGCACGCTCTCCTACGGCCACCAGCGCCGGCTCGAGATCGCACGCTGCATGATCACCCAGCCGCGCCTGCTGATGCTGGACGAGCCCGCCGCCGGCCTCAACCCGCAGGAAAAGATCGAGCTGCAGCAGCTGATCGACCAGCTGCGGCGCGAGTTCGGCATTGCCGTGCTGCTGATCGAACACGACATGAGCCTGGTGATGGGCGTGTCCGACCGCATCCTGGTGATGGAGCACGGCAAGCCGATCGTTACGGCCAAGCCCGACGAAGTGCGCAACGACCCGCGCGTGATCAAGGCCTACCTGGGAGAGGACTGA
- a CDS encoding branched-chain amino acid ABC transporter substrate-binding protein, producing the protein MTLSRLSTISLAAMLATFGAAANAETVKIAIAGPMSGSVAQYGDMVKAGALTAIEQINAAGGAGGNKFEVVLMDDACEPKQAVAVANKIVSQNIKYVIGHVCSGSTIPASDIYENEGIVMVTPSATAPQLTETKKRNFIFRTIGRDDQQGPAAAQYIIGKIKPKKVAVLHDKQSYGQGIASSVKKDLEAAKIPVAVFEGINAGDSDYSAVITKLKSQGVDFVYFGGYHPEMGLLLRQAREQGVKAAFMGPEGVGNKDVTAIAGPSSEGMLVTLPADFSADPANAGLVKAFADKKRDANGPFQMPAYAAVKIIGDAIAGAKSTDPTKVAAYMHKNAFTTPIGKVEYDAKGDLKSFKFVVYTWHKDASKTATN; encoded by the coding sequence ATGACGCTGTCCCGTCTTTCCACCATTTCGCTGGCTGCCATGCTGGCGACCTTTGGCGCCGCCGCCAACGCCGAAACCGTGAAGATCGCCATTGCCGGCCCGATGAGCGGCTCGGTGGCGCAGTATGGCGACATGGTCAAGGCCGGTGCGCTGACCGCCATCGAACAGATCAACGCCGCCGGCGGCGCCGGCGGCAACAAGTTCGAGGTGGTGCTGATGGACGACGCCTGCGAGCCGAAGCAGGCCGTGGCGGTGGCCAACAAGATCGTCAGCCAGAACATCAAGTACGTGATCGGCCACGTGTGCTCGGGCTCGACCATCCCGGCCTCGGACATCTACGAGAACGAAGGCATCGTGATGGTGACGCCGTCGGCCACCGCGCCGCAGCTGACCGAGACCAAGAAGCGCAACTTCATCTTCCGCACCATCGGCCGCGACGACCAGCAGGGCCCGGCAGCGGCCCAGTACATCATCGGCAAGATCAAGCCGAAGAAGGTCGCGGTGCTGCACGACAAGCAGTCGTACGGCCAGGGCATCGCCAGCTCGGTGAAGAAGGACCTGGAAGCCGCCAAGATCCCGGTGGCCGTGTTCGAAGGCATCAACGCCGGCGACTCGGACTACTCGGCCGTGATCACCAAGCTCAAGTCGCAGGGCGTGGACTTCGTCTACTTCGGCGGCTACCACCCGGAAATGGGCCTGCTGCTGCGCCAGGCGCGCGAGCAGGGCGTGAAGGCCGCCTTCATGGGCCCCGAGGGCGTCGGCAACAAGGACGTGACCGCGATCGCCGGGCCGTCGTCGGAAGGCATGCTGGTGACGCTGCCGGCCGACTTCTCGGCCGACCCGGCCAACGCCGGCCTGGTCAAGGCCTTTGCCGACAAGAAGCGTGACGCCAACGGTCCGTTCCAGATGCCGGCCTACGCCGCCGTCAAGATCATCGGCGACGCCATCGCCGGCGCCAAGAGCACCGACCCCACCAAGGTCGCGGCGTACATGCACAAGAACGCCTTCACCACGCCGATCGGCAAGGTCGAGTACGACGCCAAGGGCGACCTGAAGTCCTTCAAGTTCGTGGTCTACACCTGGCACAAGGATGCCAGCAAGACCGCCACAAACTGA
- the leuC gene encoding 3-isopropylmalate dehydratase large subunit, whose protein sequence is MAKTLYDKLWDDHTVHVEEDGTTLLYIDRHLLHEVTSPQAFEGLKLAERPVWRISANLAVSDHNVPTTDRSQGIADPVSKLQVDTLDANCDSYGITQFKMNDHRQGIVHVIGPEQGATLPGMTVVCGDSHTSTHGAFGALAHGIGTSEVEHVLATQTLLGKKAKNMLVQVEGKLPRGCTAKDIVLAVIGKIGTAGGTGYTIEFAGSAIRDLTMEGRMTVCNMAIEAGARAGLVAVDDVTLEYVKGRPYAPQGVEWEQAVAYWRTLHSDAGAKFDQVVELRAEEVRPQVTWGTSPEMVISIEDRVPDPEKEKDPNKRNAMERALEYMGLQPNVPVESISIDKVFIGSCTNSRIEDMRAAAWVVQKLGRKIASNVKLAMVVPGSGLVKEQAEREGLDQIFKAAGFEWREPGCSMCLAMNADRLDAGERCASTSNRNFEGRQGAGGRTHLVSPAMAAAAAIEGHFVDIRKLG, encoded by the coding sequence ATGGCCAAGACGCTCTACGACAAACTCTGGGATGACCACACCGTCCACGTCGAGGAAGACGGCACCACGCTGCTCTATATCGATCGCCACCTGCTGCATGAAGTGACCAGCCCGCAGGCGTTCGAGGGCCTGAAGCTGGCCGAGCGTCCGGTGTGGCGCATCAGCGCCAACCTGGCGGTGTCGGACCACAACGTGCCGACCACGGACCGCAGCCAGGGCATCGCCGACCCGGTGTCGAAGCTGCAGGTCGATACGCTCGATGCCAACTGCGACAGCTACGGCATCACCCAGTTCAAGATGAACGACCACCGCCAGGGCATTGTGCACGTGATCGGGCCGGAGCAGGGCGCGACGCTGCCGGGCATGACCGTGGTGTGCGGCGACTCGCATACCAGCACGCACGGCGCCTTCGGCGCGCTGGCGCACGGCATCGGCACCTCTGAAGTCGAGCACGTGCTGGCCACGCAGACGCTGCTGGGCAAGAAGGCCAAGAACATGCTGGTCCAGGTGGAAGGCAAGCTGCCGCGCGGCTGCACCGCCAAGGACATCGTGCTGGCCGTGATCGGCAAGATCGGCACCGCCGGCGGCACCGGCTACACCATCGAGTTTGCCGGCTCCGCCATCCGCGACCTGACCATGGAAGGCCGCATGACGGTCTGCAACATGGCGATCGAGGCGGGCGCGCGCGCCGGCCTGGTGGCGGTGGACGACGTCACGCTGGAATACGTCAAGGGCCGCCCGTACGCGCCGCAGGGCGTGGAGTGGGAGCAGGCCGTGGCCTACTGGCGCACGCTGCATTCGGATGCCGGCGCAAAGTTCGACCAGGTGGTCGAGCTGCGCGCGGAAGAGGTGCGTCCGCAGGTGACCTGGGGCACCTCGCCGGAAATGGTGATCAGCATCGAAGACCGCGTGCCGGACCCGGAGAAGGAAAAGGATCCGAACAAGCGCAACGCGATGGAGCGCGCGCTGGAATACATGGGCCTGCAGCCCAACGTGCCGGTCGAGAGCATCAGCATCGACAAGGTCTTCATCGGCTCGTGCACCAACAGCCGCATCGAAGACATGCGCGCCGCCGCCTGGGTGGTGCAGAAGCTGGGCCGCAAGATTGCGTCGAACGTGAAGCTGGCGATGGTGGTGCCGGGCTCGGGCCTGGTCAAGGAGCAGGCCGAGCGCGAAGGCCTCGACCAGATCTTCAAGGCCGCCGGCTTTGAATGGCGCGAGCCGGGCTGCTCGATGTGCCTGGCGATGAATGCCGACCGCCTCGATGCCGGCGAGCGCTGCGCCTCGACCTCGAACCGCAACTTCGAAGGCCGCCAGGGCGCGGGCGGGCGCACCCACCTGGTGAGCCCGGCGATGGCCGCGGCCGCCGCCATCGAGGGCCATTTCGTCGATATCCGCAAGCTGGGCTGA
- the gltA gene encoding citrate synthase yields MTPSDVKATLSFSDGSPSVELPIYKGTVGPDVIDIRKLYGQTGKFTYDPGFMSTASCNSKITYIDGDKGELLYRGYPIEQLAQKCDHLETCYLLLKGELPNAKQKEEFVGHVMNHTMVHEQLQFFMRGFRRDAHPMAVLTGLVGAMSAFYHDAMDIDDPHQREISAIRLIAKMPTMVAMAYKYNIGQPYIYPQNDLSYSGNFLRMLFATPCAPYTVNPVLERALDRIFILHADHEQNASTSTVRLAGSSGTNPFAAIAAGVACLWGPAHGGANEAALKMLEEIGSVDNIPEFIKQVKDKNSGVRLMGFGHRVYKNYDPRAKLMRETCHEVLNELGLHNDPLFKLAMELEKIALEDEYFVSRKLYPNVDFYSGIVQRALGIPTSLFTCIFALARTPGWISQWEEMITDPEYKIGRPRQLFVGAATREVPDVAKR; encoded by the coding sequence ATGACGCCGTCCGATGTGAAAGCCACGCTATCGTTCTCCGATGGTTCCCCCAGCGTTGAGCTGCCGATCTACAAGGGCACCGTTGGCCCGGACGTGATCGACATTCGCAAGCTGTACGGACAAACCGGTAAGTTCACCTACGACCCCGGTTTCATGTCGACGGCTTCGTGCAATTCGAAGATCACCTACATCGACGGCGACAAGGGCGAGCTGCTGTACCGCGGCTACCCGATCGAGCAACTGGCGCAGAAGTGCGACCACCTCGAGACCTGCTACCTGCTGCTCAAGGGCGAACTGCCCAACGCCAAGCAGAAGGAAGAATTCGTCGGCCACGTGATGAACCACACCATGGTTCACGAGCAGCTGCAGTTCTTCATGCGCGGTTTCCGCCGCGATGCCCACCCGATGGCCGTGCTGACCGGCCTGGTGGGTGCCATGAGCGCGTTCTACCATGACGCGATGGACATCGATGATCCGCATCAGCGCGAGATCTCGGCCATCCGCCTGATCGCCAAGATGCCGACCATGGTCGCCATGGCGTACAAGTACAACATCGGCCAGCCGTACATCTATCCGCAGAACGACCTGTCCTACTCGGGCAACTTCCTGCGCATGCTGTTCGCGACGCCGTGCGCCCCTTACACCGTCAACCCGGTGCTGGAGCGTGCACTGGACCGCATCTTCATCCTGCACGCCGACCACGAGCAGAACGCGTCGACCTCGACCGTGCGCCTGGCCGGTTCGTCAGGCACGAACCCGTTCGCAGCGATCGCCGCCGGCGTGGCCTGCCTGTGGGGCCCGGCCCACGGCGGCGCCAACGAAGCCGCGCTGAAGATGCTGGAAGAAATCGGCAGCGTCGACAACATCCCCGAGTTCATCAAGCAGGTCAAGGACAAGAACTCGGGCGTGCGCCTGATGGGCTTCGGCCACCGCGTGTACAAGAACTACGATCCGCGCGCCAAGCTGATGCGCGAAACCTGCCATGAAGTGCTGAACGAACTGGGCCTGCACAACGACCCGCTGTTCAAGCTCGCCATGGAACTGGAAAAGATCGCGCTGGAAGACGAGTACTTCGTCAGCCGCAAGCTGTACCCGAACGTCGACTTCTACTCGGGCATCGTGCAGCGCGCGCTGGGCATCCCGACCTCGCTGTTCACCTGCATCTTCGCGCTGGCCCGCACCCCGGGCTGGATCTCGCAGTGGGAAGAAATGATCACCGATCCGGAATACAAGATCGGCCGTCCGCGCCAGCTGTTCGTCGGCGCCGCCACCCGCGAAGTGCCGGACGTGGCCAAGCGCTAA